The Anas acuta chromosome 2, bAnaAcu1.1, whole genome shotgun sequence genome contains a region encoding:
- the LOC137851252 gene encoding carbonic anhydrase 3-like isoform X2, translating to MTVLIDQLHMVHWNPKHGNFAGALKQPDGVAVVGIFLKVGKTPKPEMKRILEEIDNIKTKGKEAPFQHFDPSILFPKSRDYWTYQGSFTTPPCEECITWILLREPIEVSPDQMAKLRSLSKNGENEAMNPLVDNWRPPQPVKGRVVRASFK from the exons ATGACAGTTTTGATAGATCAG tTACACATGGTACACTGGAATCCAAAACATGGCAATTTTGCTGGAGCTTTGAAACAACCTGATGGTGTGGCTGTTGTGGgcatttttctgaaa GTTGGAAAAACTCCCAAACCAGAAATGAAGAGAATTCTTGAAGAAATAGATAACATTAAAACCAAG gggaAAGAGGCTCCTTTTCAGCACTTCGATCCATCAATTCTTTTCCCCAAATCTCGGGACTACTGGACCTACCAGGGTTCATTCACAACACCCCCCTGTGAGGAGTGTATCACTTGGATTCTCTTGAGGGAGCCCATTGAAGTCAGCCCTGACCAG atGGCGAAGCTCCGTAGCCTTTCCAAGAATGGTGAGAACGAAGCCATGAACCCACTGGTTGATAACTGGCGCCCACCTCAGCCTGTGAAGGGCAGGGTGGTGAGAGCCTCGTTCAAGTAA
- the LOC137851252 gene encoding carbonic anhydrase 3-like isoform X1: MAQSVWGYDSDNGPERWHENYPMAKGDKQSPIEINSKDVRHDSSLAPWHASYDPGAAKTILNNGRTCRVVFDDSFDRSVLRGGPLTGAYRLRQLHLHWGSSDDHGSEHVIDGVKYAAELHMVHWNPKHGNFAGALKQPDGVAVVGIFLKVGKTPKPEMKRILEEIDNIKTKGKEAPFQHFDPSILFPKSRDYWTYQGSFTTPPCEECITWILLREPIEVSPDQMAKLRSLSKNGENEAMNPLVDNWRPPQPVKGRVVRASFK; this comes from the exons ATGGCACAGTCTGTGTGGGGTTACGACAGCGACAACG GACCCGAGCGCTGGCATGAAAACTACCCGATGGCCAAAGGAGACAAGCAGTCGCCCATCGAAATCAACAGTAAAGATGTGCGGCACGACTCTTCGCTCGCTCCTTGGCATGCCAGTTACGACCCCGGAGCAGCCAAAACCATCCTGAACAACGGGCGGACCTGCAGAGTTGTCTTTGATGACAGTTTTGATAGATCAG TGCTGAGAGGTGGGCCGCTCACAGGAGCATACAGGCTGCGCCAGCTGCACTTGCACTGGGGTTCATCTGATGACCATGGCTCTGAGCATGTTATAGATGGGGTGAAATATGCAGCAGAG tTACACATGGTACACTGGAATCCAAAACATGGCAATTTTGCTGGAGCTTTGAAACAACCTGATGGTGTGGCTGTTGTGGgcatttttctgaaa GTTGGAAAAACTCCCAAACCAGAAATGAAGAGAATTCTTGAAGAAATAGATAACATTAAAACCAAG gggaAAGAGGCTCCTTTTCAGCACTTCGATCCATCAATTCTTTTCCCCAAATCTCGGGACTACTGGACCTACCAGGGTTCATTCACAACACCCCCCTGTGAGGAGTGTATCACTTGGATTCTCTTGAGGGAGCCCATTGAAGTCAGCCCTGACCAG atGGCGAAGCTCCGTAGCCTTTCCAAGAATGGTGAGAACGAAGCCATGAACCCACTGGTTGATAACTGGCGCCCACCTCAGCCTGTGAAGGGCAGGGTGGTGAGAGCCTCGTTCAAGTAA